One part of the Quercus lobata isolate SW786 chromosome 7, ValleyOak3.0 Primary Assembly, whole genome shotgun sequence genome encodes these proteins:
- the LOC115953565 gene encoding replication factor C subunit 3, with amino-acid sequence MLWVDKYRPKTLDNITAHQHIAQNLKKLVTEQDCPHLLFYGPPGSGKKTLIMALLRQMFGPTAEKVKVENKTWKVDAGSRTLDIELTTLSSTNHVELNPSDAGFQDRYIVQEIIKEMAKNRPIDTKGKKGFKVLVLNEVDKLSREAQHSLRRTMEKYSAYCRLILCCNSSSKVTEAIRSRCLNVRINAPTEEEIVKVLELIGKKEGLQLPSGFAALIAEKSNRSLRRAILSFETCRVQQYPFTSKQVISSMDWEEYVAELASDIMKEQSPKRLFQVRGKLYELLVNCIPPEIILKRLLYELLKKLDAELKHEVCHWAAYYEHRMRLGQKAIFHIEAFVAKFMSIYKSFLIATFG; translated from the exons ATGTTGTGGGTAGACAAGTACAGACCCAAAACCCTAGACAACATCACCGCCCATCAACACATAGCCCAAAACCTCAAGAAACTC GTGACGGAGCAGGATTGCCCACATTTGCTCTTCTATGGCCCACCGGGTTCCGGCAAGAAAACCCTAATCATGGCCCTTCTTCGACAGATGTTTGGCCCCACTGCTGaaaag GTGAAAGTCGAAAATAAGACATGGAAAGTCGAT GCTGGAAGTCGAACTCTTGATATAGAGCTTACCACATTGTCAAGCACCAACCATGTGGAATTGAATCCCAGTGATGCAGGGTTTCAGGACAGATATATTGTTCaagaaataattaaagaaatggCTAAAAATAGACCCATTGAcaccaaaggaaaaaaaggatttAAAG TATTAGTGCTCAATGAGGTGGACAAACTTTCAAGAGAAGCCCAGCATTCTCTCCGAAGAACTATGGAGAAATATAGTGCTTATTGCCGTCTAATACTGTGCTGCAACAGTTCTTCAAAGGTTACTGAAGCAATCCGGTCTCGCTGCTTGAATGTGCGAATAAATGCACCAACAGAAGAAGAG ATTGTTAAGGTATTGGAACTCATTGGGAAGAAGGAAGGACTACAACTTCCATCTGGATTTGCTGCTCTTATAGCAGAAAAGTCAAATCGGAGTTTAAGGAGAGCTATACTGTCATTTGAGACTTGTCGTGTCCAACA GTATCCCTTTACAAGCAAACAAGTAATATCCTCAATGGATTGGGAGGAATATGTTGCTGAACTAGCATCTGACATAATGAAGGAGCAGAGTCCTAAAAG GCTGTTTCAGGTTCGAGGGAAGTTGTATGAGCTACTTGTCAATTGTATTCCTCCAGAGATTATCTTGAAG AGGCTGCTTTATGAATTATTAAAGAAATTGGATGCTGAACTAAAACATGAGGTTTGCCATTGGGCTGCATATTAT GAGCATAGGATGCGTCTAGGACAGAAAGCTATATTTCACATTGAAG